A genomic window from Halogeometricum borinquense DSM 11551 includes:
- the gap gene encoding type I glyceraldehyde-3-phosphate dehydrogenase, with protein sequence MSEKSYLAAGEKVGDDDVVRVGLNGFGRIGRNVFRAVMENPKVELVGINDVMDFEDMAYLAKYDTVMGRQDEVSLDGDELVAGDTSVPLFNIQSPAELPWDELNVDVALECTGIFRTKQDASAHLDAGAHKVLISAPPKGEEPVKQIVYGVNHDEYDGEDVVSNASCTTNSVTPVAKVLDEEFGIESGLLTTVHAYTGSQNLIDGPKAKKRRGRAAAENIVPTSTGAAQAATEILPQLDGKLDGMAMRVPVPNGSITELVVSLDETPSVEELNDAFRDAADSGPLAGVLGYTDDEVVSSDIVGLPFSSTVDLQSTNMVNDGGLYKILTWYDNEYGFSNRMLDMAHFITHG encoded by the coding sequence ATGAGTGAAAAATCATACCTCGCCGCTGGTGAGAAGGTGGGTGACGACGACGTAGTTCGCGTCGGCCTGAACGGGTTCGGTCGGATCGGGCGGAACGTGTTCCGCGCGGTGATGGAGAATCCGAAGGTGGAACTCGTCGGCATCAACGACGTGATGGACTTCGAGGACATGGCCTATCTCGCCAAGTACGATACGGTGATGGGCCGGCAGGATGAGGTCTCTCTCGACGGCGACGAACTCGTCGCGGGCGACACGTCCGTCCCGCTTTTCAACATCCAGAGTCCCGCCGAACTGCCGTGGGACGAACTCAACGTGGACGTTGCGCTCGAATGTACGGGCATTTTCCGCACCAAGCAGGACGCTTCCGCACACCTCGATGCGGGCGCACATAAGGTTCTCATCTCCGCACCGCCGAAGGGCGAGGAACCGGTCAAACAGATAGTCTACGGCGTCAATCACGACGAGTACGACGGCGAGGACGTAGTCTCGAACGCCTCGTGTACGACGAACTCCGTCACGCCCGTGGCGAAAGTCCTCGACGAAGAGTTCGGCATCGAGTCCGGTCTGTTGACGACGGTCCACGCCTACACCGGATCGCAGAACCTCATCGACGGCCCGAAGGCCAAGAAGCGCCGCGGCCGCGCCGCCGCCGAGAATATCGTCCCAACCTCGACGGGTGCCGCACAGGCCGCGACCGAGATTCTGCCGCAACTGGACGGCAAACTCGACGGAATGGCGATGCGCGTCCCCGTCCCCAACGGTTCGATCACGGAACTCGTCGTCTCACTGGACGAGACACCGTCGGTCGAAGAACTAAACGACGCCTTCCGTGACGCTGCTGACTCCGGTCCGCTCGCGGGCGTCCTCGGGTACACTGACGACGAAGTCGTCTCCTCGGATATCGTCGGTCTGCCGTTCTCCTCGACGGTTGATCTTCAGTCTACGAACATGGTCAACGACGGCGGTCTCTACAAGATCCTGACGTGGTACGACAACGAGTATGGCTTCTCGAACCGGATGCTCGATATGGCCCACTTCATCACCCACGGCTGA